In a genomic window of Muntiacus reevesi chromosome 1, mMunRee1.1, whole genome shotgun sequence:
- the LOC136155772 gene encoding olfactory receptor 7A10-like: MEPGNSTKITEFLLLGLSEGPELQPLIFGLFLSMYLITVFGNLAIILTVSSDPHLHTPMYFFLSNLSFVDICFTSTTIPKMLWNIQTQRDIITYEGCIIQMYFYLLFAGLDDFLLTVMAYDRYVAICHPLHYTVIMSPWVCALLVLVSWVLSSMYSLLQSLMILRLMSDRNNTHISKFLLVGLSEVPELQPLIFGLFLSMYLITVFGNLLIILAVSSDSHLHTPMYFFLSNLSFVDICFTSTTIPKMLQNVQIQSKVITYEGCIVQMHFYILFAGLDDILLTVMAYDRFMAICHPLHYTVTMNAQLCGWLVLVSWIISVLNSLLHSLMILRLSFCSDLEIHHFFCEIQQLIQLACSDTFLNNTVLYFGSVIIGGVPLAGIIYSYSKIVASICGISSAQGQYKAFSTCASHLSGVSLFYFTCLGVYLSSSDTHSSEASAIASVMYTVVTPMLNPFIYSLRNKDVKRALKRFFGMENF, from the exons ATGGAGCCAGGGAACAGTACAAAAATCacagaatttcttcttctgggactttcaGAGGGACCAGAATTGCAGCCCCTCATCTTTGGGcttttcctctccatgtacctgatcactgtgtttggaaacctgGCCATCATCCTGACTGTCAGCTCAGACCCCCACCTCCAcactcccatgtacttcttcctttccaacctttcctttgtagacatctgcttcacctccaccaccatcccaaagatgctaTGGAACATCCAGACACAGAGGGATATCATCACCTATGAAGGCTGCATCATCCAGAtgtatttttacttactttttgcAGGATTAGATGACTTTCTCCTGACTgtaatggcctatgaccgctatgtggccatctgccacccactGCACTACACGGTCATCATGAGCCCCTGGGTCTGTGCACTGTTGGTTCTGGTGTCCTGGGTGTTGAGTTCTATGTATTCCTTGTTACAGAGTTTAATGATTTTGCGATT AATGTCCGATA GGAACAATACAcacatttcaaaatttcttctCGTGGGACTTTCAGAGGTACCAGAACTGCAACCCCTCATATTTGGGcttttcctctccatgtacctgatcactgtatttggaaacctgctcatcatcctggctgtcagctcagactcccacctccacacccccatgtacttcttcctctccaacctgtcctttgtagacatctgcttcacctccaccaccatcccaaagatgctgcAAAATGTCCAGATACAGAGCAAAGTCATAACTTATGAAGGCTGCATTGTCCAGATGcatttttacattctctttgcAGGATTAGATGACATTCTCctgactgtgatggcctatgaccgcttcaTGGCCATTTGCCACCCCCTGCATTACACAGTCACCATGAACGCCCAGCTCTGTGGATGGTTGGTTCTAGTCTCCTGGATCATTAGTGTCCTGAACTCCTTGTTACACAGCTTAATGATATTGCGATTGTCCTTCTGCTCAGACTTGGAAATCCACCACTTTTTTTGTGAAATCCAACAGCTGATCCAACTTGCCTGTTCTGACACTTTCCTCAATAACACAGTGCTGTATTTTGGATCTGTAATTATAGGGGGCGTTCCCCTGGCTGGTATCATTTACTCTTACTCTAAGATAGTGGCCTCTATCTGTGGAATCTCATCTGCTCAGGGGCAGTATAAAGCATTCTCCACCTGTGCATCTCACCTCTCTGGtgtctccttattttattttacatgtttagGAGTGTATCTTAGTTCTTCTGATACCCACAGCTCAGAAGCAAGTGCAATAGCCTcagtgatgtacactgtggtcacacccatgctgaaccccttcatctacagtctgagaaaTAAAGATGTAAAGAGGGCTCTGAAAAGGTTCTTTGGGATGGAAAATTTTTAA